TTAAAGCAGACATGGACTGGACCGCCCTTCAAATCAAGGACTCCTTCAAATAGCGGTCTCTCCTCTGACAAGCTCTTCAAGTAGGACACACTCTCCTCATAGGTTCTGCTGCAGTCCTGGCTGCCCTTCTGAGGGCATAGGCTGAAGTGTTGGGGGCATTTTTGTTCAGCCAAATGAGTAGTAGGGGGAAAGATGCCATAGGGTTTTATAAAATGACACATGGTATGTAGaaagtgaatacagtggtacctctggttaagtacttaattcattctggaggtccgttcttaacctgaaactgttcttaacctgaagcaccactttagctaatggggcctcccgctgccgctgcgctgccatgGCAAaatttctgctcttatcctgaagcaaagttcttaacctgaagcgttatttctgggttagcagagtctgtaacctgaagcgtatgtaacccgaggtaccactgtataacgtttccttcccctcttctctttttCATAACATAAACTAGGGGTCAAACAATAACATTAACGGGCAATAAGTTTAGGACAGACAAATAACGTACTTATTCATACATGTAATTAATGTATGGAATTAATTCACTGCTATGAGCCTGGTGACGGTTAccagctttaaaagggaattagagaAATCCACAAAGGATCTATTTATCAAAGGCTATGATCACTAAGAAGAACCTGCCACTGCAGAGATAAAATGCAACTGGGTACCAGTTGCAGGGGAAGGCTGTTGCCTTCATTTCCTTTTTGTAGGTATACTTGAAGCATTTGATTGGTCATGATAGTAAACAGGATGACAGCCTGGATCAGTGGTacggaacctctggccctccagatgcttttgacgACAACTCGCATGATCAAGGAAGGGCTGTGGCCCAGTAGCATGATTGGTATGCTAAAATTCTCagtttcagtccccagcatcttcagtttGGGcttggagagacccctgcctgaaactctggagagctgctgccagtcagtgtagacaatactgaactagatggaccatgcctcattataaagcagcttcctgggtTCACATATTCCCTGCCCATGGGCCATGCTGACTGAAAATGGTctaacaacatcttgagggctgcaggttcctcaacCCTGATCTCGATGAACCTTTGGTTTGGTTTAGGAGGCACCTTCTTAAGTACTTATgactttttgtaaaataaaaaggtgcTGTGTACAGTGTATTAAAAACAGATTATGCAGAAAGATGTTTCTAGATTTGCAGCCACAAAAATGTTAGTGGCCCTGTGGAGCAGGAAGTGCCTGACATCCCCCTATGGTAGCAAAATGTCTAAGGCTACTCCTTGCTGGTTCATCGGGGGGCTTTTCGCGGGTCAGAATGCTAAAAGTCTACAGCTCTGAATTCTCCTGAGGATGtaaagaaggaaagcaaaattAGGCTATGCCTGCAGCTGTGTCAGCATTTTCTGATACCATTCCCCACATAGCTTATAGCTACTATTGGCCTGGCTAACAAATGAAAAACTGACAAATTACCACGTCTGGATGGCATCCACTTGAGAGTGCTTAAAGAACTCAAATTGGAAATGGCtggtcttctaacaaaaatatgtagtGAGCCTAAGCGCAGCCTCTGTACCTGAGGACTGGAAAGTGACCTTATGTAACACCAAGTTTTAAAAAAGGGATCAGGGAGGTCCTTGGTGGAAGAGCGGTGAGGCCACGTGGGGAGGAAGAGCAGAGCGTGGTGCGCTTAGAAGATAGCCATGTCGTATCGAGGAAGAGGCAGTGGTGGAAGCTTCAATAGAGGTGGTGGCAGCTTCAATAGAGGTGGTGGCAGTAGCAGCTTCAGTCGAGGTGGTGGTGGCTTCAATAGTGTTGGATGGGGTGGTGGAAGAGGCGGATTTTGCCATGGAGGTAGTGGACAAGGAGGCTTCAACAGATCATATGACCAAGGACCTCCAGAAAGTGTAGTCATCCTGGGAGAGTTTATGCACCCCTGTGAAGATGACATTTGTTTGCAAATGTGTGACTCAGGAGGGCAAAGTACCTTATTTCAATGCACCTGTCTATTTAGAAAATAAGGAACAGATTGGGAAAGTGGATGAAATCTTTGGACAGCTCAGAGACTTTTATTTTTCAGTCAAATTGTCAGAAAACATGAAAGCTGCTTCCTTCAAAAAGTTGCAAAAGTTTTATATCGATCCAGCAAAATTGCTCCCTCTGCAGAGATTTTTGCCAAGGCCTCCAGGTGAAGAAGGACCTCCGAGAGGTGGAAGAGGAGGCCGTGGTGGAAGAGGAGGTGGCAGAGGGGGAGGTGGTTTCAGGGGTGGCAGAGGTGGTGGAGGTGGCCGAGGATTTAGAGGCAGAAGACGTTAAGTGAAGTTCTGGGAAATTCCAAGTTAATGGTTTCATCTTCAGAATATAATGAGAGATCTTTTTTATGAACTTGAACACCATAAATCTTCAAATAGTGTTTCATGGATTCATACAAAATTGTATCAAAACAACTTGAATATGCTTTCACAGTTATATTTAACTTGGCTGTCTAATGAATGATATGTCTAAATgacaaaagttttttttgttttttaaaaataaaattggaaataTCTTTAAAAGGGATCAGGGAGATCCTCAAAATTACAGCCCCTTTAGCTTAAGGTCTGTCCCAGAAGAGCTGTTGGAAAGCATTGTTAAAGAAAGAAGTACAAAGCATAtggaagaacaagtcttgctgaagcaaagccagcatggcttctgcaagagtAAATTCTGCCTCACTCTCACTAACCTCTTGGAATTTGATGACCCAGTTGACTGTGTGGGTCAATGAATGAATCTGGAGACTATACGAGCCTATCTGGTAAACATTGCTTTAGAAATGCTTACGACTATATGATGTAGTGATATGTTCTCCGTATGGCTTTTGCAGGCCGTTGATATCTTATAGCACAAGGAATCTTTCCTGCCCACAAATCTAGAATCATGTTAATCCATGATAATTAGGCATTATGCTCTCTAGGACAATTTTCACCAACCAGACTGGTTGagaggagttgcagtccaaaacatatggaggacaccaagttggcaaaggctgatctcgGGTCCCTTCCAGATGTCAGTTTTTCCCAGAACAATGGATCCAGAGTGTTGACCAACCACAAACCACCCATTAAAGCAGAGGATGAAAAGAAATGCCTGTTTCTCTAATTGCTAGCCCAGATGGCCTAGCAGAATTGCCACAATGAATGGTTAGAAGAGGACTCACTGGTCTCACATTTTAAACAgcaaaagcagcttgaaacaacCAACAACAGAAAGTACCTAATTAAAGTGACACTTTTCGGTTTCAAGGACTGTCTTCCTTCTATTGTTGATCCTAGCAACAACTTTGAGAAGTACCCAAGAAATCTGAATATTGACAACCTACAAAGAAGGGAAACTGTAGCTGTGTGATTCTCGCCTGCCTGCCAGAGCACAGCAAGGATCAGTGAGAGGATTGAGCTGGCTTACAGGAAAAGAGAGGCTTGATTTGCATTGGGTAAATGAGACAGCAGCCAACTCCGGGAGGGAGAACTGGAAGTAGCAGCTGGCTTCAGTGCCTCCAGCCACAGGGAAGGAAGCTCATGGTAGGTAAGataagaaggatgttggcaaggaAGAGAAAGCTTCTCCTGGGTGCTTCTGATCCTGTTTTAATCAAACATGTACACAAATTACCCCTAACCCTTAACCTCACTGCAAGGGTGGTACTACTTTTCTTTTTAATCGAAGGAtgggatgtttttaaaaaacaacaacattgtccCTTGGGGTCAAGACTGCTGTTAAATGGGAAGAATATGTAGCAGTTGTTTAAAGGCCACCAGTCATACTTCCCTAATGCTATTGGAAATGTTTCTTCAGTAACTCAAAAAACATTATTAAGAAATCATGCCTGCCCTGCATCTACAGTGCCCTCAGAACCACTCGGCAACCCTCACATTCCTCTGATGCCACTTCTTCCTCTCACTCCACTATCCTGTACACCAGGTGTAGCTCACTCCTGACCTCCTGATACGCCCTCCCTGCCAAGCCATTTTTCATGTCTTGTCATTGGCCTTGCTCCACCCCCCtgaatggttttgcctggctggaatgtgtcctttagCTCTAATAATACcccttgcttacctggatggaggacagaggggTTGGTTGGTGGGTTGGTGTAGCAATTCTCCTATGTTGCAAAGGTAGAATTTATATTCATTGCTCTTTTGCATCTGTCTCTGCCCACTACTGCCACGTTGCAGGGACAGAAATGTTGCCCTCAGGGTGACAACGTTTCCTGATCCCTGATCTGCAACCACACCTACCCTTTCTCACCTCTCCCTCTGGCTCCTCCATTCCCCAGCTTCTTTTATCTTCACCATGAAGTAACTGATTCCCCAGTGGGCAGGATTCACAACCCTATTCCCCGCTTTTAATCTTTCAGCAGTTtacagtttgggaaacactgagcctTGACTACTGAAAAGTGTGACGTACTTCCAGTGAGATCATGTTAGAAAACACTCTCTCTATGTTCTTATTGGTGCCCCCCACACCTATGGGAGGCCCACTTCTTGAGctggtaaaaacacacacaacccactgCACTAGGGCCTGGCATCTCACAGTTGCTAAGGAAACTCCATATGTTTCTCATCCTCACCTTCCACTCCTAATGGGGCTCATACGTACATAAATATGTATGAGTTTGCAGCATAATGGAAGCTGCCATAGCAGTCTTAGAGAGGGAAGATAATTAGATACAAAGGAAACAGAGAGGGGGGAAGAAGCCTGCACATGTTCAAACCGCCATAATCAAGAGTATTCCTCCCTAAACGCTCATGATATTGCTTCTACTGCATCTTCCGTCCGATGAAAGAACACGTTTTCTAGCCAGAAAACTACTGCAGGCACTCTGCTATGAACCCATGTGATTCAAGCATTAGGGATTATCAAAGGAAGATGCTGAATGTTATACATCCTGGGTCAGAACATTTGTGGATGCAAAGCTATCTGCTCCACAGCAACCTTTCCGAGCACCAATCCTGTAAAGGCAGACATCTGCAAGGAGAAGGCCTAAAGGACATGAAATATCTTGGTGtcctttaatatatataaaaagcaagaAGGCTGCCTCTATGACTTAAGTATGAATTTAAAACAGTTTCCCTGCAcatgtgatttaaaaacaaaatacgggagaaaaagagagagaataagaaTTCCCATGGCGCTAAGTTCTGCAAGCTGCAACTGCATTCCCCCACCTCCTTTCTATCTTTGAACTGTTTCTCTGTAAGAATTCAGATTGTTATTTAAGAATCCATCCTCCCTAGAGTCTGTCCTCAGGGGAATGGGGAGCCCAACACATCCCTCCGAGAAGCAAGAGCAGAGTCCTCGTTGGCGATGCAAGTCAGCAATAAGAGAGGCAGCCTGAGGGTGAAAATGGAATATTTGGTTAGCATTCTGACAAGTCATGAATCAAAAGTGAGTGAAATTGCTCTAGGGCCTCTTGGCCTGTCAGTTGACAGCACCCATTTGGCAAACCTGCAGTGCTGTAATTCGGTGCACCGCTGGCTCTGGGTACACAAGCACAAAGTGTGATGTGCAAATTGATGGATATTTAATCGACAGCGTGTACTGACTGCTAGCCACAGATTAAGGCCGGGCTGTTTTCTTTCCTAGCCAGAGCAGACAGCGGGTTTACTCAGGCATTCTTGATGGATTTTTCCCAGTTGTTATGCTAGTTGAGTCCCTCTCCcttccagaaggcaccagccGCCTTGCTTTCCTCAGCCCCtaattgattcccccctcccctccccacaggcTAGTTCTTAttaaaggagcagcagcagtgggggaaAAATACATGGCTGAAAATCCAGAATCAGTTTCCTTCCCACACAGAATTCTACTCTGATGTTGATACTTGGAGGAAAGCTGGATACCACCATGCAGGGGAAGGATGTTCACTTGCTCAAATTAACcccccaaaagggaaaggggaattcaTTGTAGATCATAATATCCAGGAAGTGGCCTTGTGCCCCTGGATAACTTTCAAaatgtcactttttaaaaaaaggatactGGAATGGGACACTCATTCTCCCTTGGTACCACCCCCTTACCCCCACTCTCTTGGATGATTGGTCTACAGCTGATAACTCACTTGTCCTCCTATTCCATGTTATCACCAGCAGCATCAGCTGACAAGGAGGAGGTGGGGCAGAGCTTCTTGGTACGACACTActgagaagcccaaaatgaacatttcaagtcaaaatggaagctgtcCAGCATGTGCAAGTCTACACTTTTTAAGATTTCCCCTATCTAGCTCCTAGCTGCTCCTAGCCACGACTGGTCAAGCTATGGAGTGgagccaatatatatatatatatatatatatatatatatatatatatatatatatatatccttttcttcaatccatcttccatgtagcagcagtgggctttaagctttccagccaggcctctactGTTACACGCATGCATGTTTGAGCGAGGTcccttctgagctgccctagcTATCCGCCTGAAtgtaagagaatgagggaggtaaGGGACCTTATGGACCTGCACCAGAGCTAGGAGCAACCCCCAAACCAGGTAGGGAGACAGCTTGCTGTAGCTTTTAGCACCTCCACAGGTGGTGAACATGGCTGTTGTCAATCTGGCATCTGTTCAGGACTGCCCCGAATCACCCAgtgacttactgtaacaacttcattgtGAGTTTCggcacctgttttttttttgggggggggagcactggataCACCAATGTGAATTCTtgtatcattatttttttaatgtcccaGCCTGACCCACAGAGACACCAAACAAGACTATCTTTGCAAGTCATAAGGATGGGGATATTCTGTTGCTTGGGCAGGACTGAGGTTAGGAATGATAATACAACACAAAgaataataatcaaaacaaacaaacaaaaaaatccttccagtagcaccttagagaccaactaagtttgtt
The sequence above is drawn from the Lacerta agilis isolate rLacAgi1 chromosome 5, rLacAgi1.pri, whole genome shotgun sequence genome and encodes:
- the LOC117046318 gene encoding LOW QUALITY PROTEIN: H/ACA ribonucleoprotein complex subunit 1-like (The sequence of the model RefSeq protein was modified relative to this genomic sequence to represent the inferred CDS: deleted 1 base in 1 codon) gives rise to the protein MSYRGRGSGGSFNRGGGSFNRGGGSSSFSRGGGGFNSVGWGGGRGGFCHGGSGQGGFNRSYDQGPPESVVILGEFMHPCEDDIVCKCVTQEGKVPYFNAPVYLENKEQIGKVDEIFGQLRDFYFSVKLSENMKAASFKKLQKFYIDPAKLLPLQRFLPRPPGEEGPPRGGRGGRGGRGGGRGGGGFRGGRGGGGGRGFRGRRR